A portion of the Stella humosa genome contains these proteins:
- the tcuA gene encoding FAD-dependent tricarballylate dehydrogenase TcuA: MTTEWDVIVVGGGNAAFCAALAAQENGARVLVLEAAPEAESGGNTRFTAGAMRVAYNGVEDLSVLMPDLTEAEKANTDFGTYTEDQFFDDMGRVTQYRTNPDLCELLVRGSFPALQWMREKGVRFAPIYGRQAFKVDGRFKFWGGLTVEAWGGGPGLVEALTASATTRGVEILYNARVTALLQDDRGVHGVTIRRDGRSETLSARAVVLASGGFEANSEWRTRYLGPGWDLAKVRGSRFNMGDGIRMALEIGAMPTGNWSGCHAVGWERNAPEFGDLAVGDAFQKHSYPFGIMVNATGRRFVDEGADFRNYTYAKYGRVILEQPGQFAWQIFDRKVLHLLRDEYRIKQVTKVSADTLEGLVAKLDDVNHAAALAEIHAYNAAIDASVPFNPNVKDARRTHGLAVDKTNWANRIDEPPFEAYAVTCGITFTFGGLKIDTDGRVLSVTGEPIGGLFAAGELVGGLFYFNYPGGTGLTSGAVFGRIAGASAARMGRN, encoded by the coding sequence GTGACGACTGAGTGGGACGTGATCGTGGTGGGCGGCGGCAATGCCGCCTTCTGCGCGGCGCTGGCGGCGCAGGAGAACGGCGCCCGCGTGCTGGTGCTGGAAGCAGCACCAGAGGCCGAGTCGGGCGGCAACACCCGCTTCACGGCGGGCGCCATGCGGGTCGCCTACAACGGCGTCGAGGACCTGTCGGTGCTGATGCCCGACCTGACGGAGGCCGAGAAGGCCAACACCGACTTCGGCACCTATACCGAGGACCAGTTCTTCGACGACATGGGCCGCGTCACCCAGTACCGCACCAACCCCGACCTCTGCGAGCTGCTGGTCCGCGGCAGCTTCCCCGCCCTGCAATGGATGCGCGAGAAGGGCGTGCGCTTCGCCCCGATCTATGGCCGGCAGGCATTCAAGGTCGACGGTCGGTTCAAGTTCTGGGGCGGCCTCACGGTCGAGGCGTGGGGCGGCGGGCCGGGGCTGGTGGAGGCGCTGACCGCGTCGGCCACCACCCGCGGCGTCGAGATCCTCTATAATGCCCGCGTCACCGCCCTGCTGCAGGACGACCGCGGCGTCCATGGCGTCACCATCCGCCGCGACGGCCGGTCGGAGACCCTGTCGGCGCGCGCGGTCGTGCTGGCGTCGGGCGGGTTCGAGGCCAACTCCGAATGGCGCACGCGCTATCTGGGCCCCGGCTGGGACCTGGCCAAGGTGCGCGGCTCGCGCTTCAACATGGGCGACGGCATCCGCATGGCGCTGGAGATCGGGGCCATGCCGACCGGCAACTGGTCGGGCTGCCATGCCGTCGGCTGGGAGCGCAACGCGCCCGAGTTCGGCGACCTGGCGGTGGGCGACGCCTTCCAGAAGCACTCCTACCCTTTCGGCATCATGGTCAACGCCACCGGCCGCCGCTTCGTCGACGAGGGTGCCGACTTCCGCAACTATACCTATGCCAAGTACGGCCGCGTGATCCTGGAGCAGCCGGGGCAGTTCGCCTGGCAGATCTTCGACCGCAAGGTGCTGCACCTGTTGCGTGACGAGTATCGCATCAAGCAGGTGACGAAGGTCAGCGCCGACACGCTGGAAGGCCTGGTGGCCAAGCTGGACGACGTGAACCACGCCGCCGCCCTGGCCGAGATCCACGCCTACAACGCCGCGATCGACGCCAGCGTCCCCTTCAATCCCAACGTGAAGGATGCGCGGCGCACGCACGGGCTGGCCGTCGACAAGACCAACTGGGCCAACCGGATCGACGAGCCGCCGTTCGAGGCCTATGCCGTCACCTGCGGCATCACCTTCACCTTCGGCGGCTTGAAGATCGACACCGACGGCCGTGTCCTGTCGGTGACGGGCGAGCCGATCGGCGGGCTCTTCGCCGCGGGCGAGCTGGTGGGCGGGCTCTTCTACTTCAACTACCCGGGCGGCACCGGCCTCACCTCGGGCGCGGTGTTCGGGCGCATCGCCGGCGCCAGCGCGGCCCGGATGGGCCGCAACTGA
- a CDS encoding thiamine pyrophosphate-dependent enzyme — protein sequence MTTLERSAASAFATDAILDRRDAIPALVGRHEDFLIVTGLAGTARDLAALTKDGDHLYTMAGCMGGACMIGLGLALARPDRQVLVATGDGELLMNLGSLATIAAMDPPNLSILCVDNGHYGETGYQKSHTSLGVDLEKVASGSGIRATRMVEREDQIADGARLLRAGNSAAFVLLRVKPTDPPAYRRNFDLAACRDRFRAALPPAG from the coding sequence ATGACCACGTTGGAGCGGTCCGCCGCCTCTGCCTTCGCGACCGATGCCATTCTCGATCGCCGCGACGCCATCCCGGCCCTCGTCGGCCGCCACGAGGATTTCCTGATCGTGACCGGCCTGGCCGGCACGGCCCGCGACCTGGCCGCCCTGACGAAGGACGGCGATCACCTCTACACCATGGCGGGCTGCATGGGCGGGGCCTGCATGATCGGGCTCGGCCTGGCGCTGGCGCGGCCCGACCGCCAGGTGCTGGTCGCGACCGGTGACGGCGAGCTGCTGATGAATCTGGGCTCGCTGGCGACGATTGCGGCCATGGACCCGCCCAACCTCTCCATCCTCTGCGTCGACAACGGCCACTATGGGGAGACCGGCTACCAGAAGAGCCATACCAGCCTGGGTGTCGACCTCGAGAAGGTGGCGTCGGGATCGGGCATCCGGGCGACCCGCATGGTGGAGCGCGAGGACCAGATCGCCGATGGCGCCCGCCTGCTGCGCGCGGGCAACAGCGCCGCCTTCGTGCTGCTGCGGGTGAAGCCGACCGACCCGCCGGCCTATCGTCGCAATTTCGACCTTGCGGCCTGCCGCGATCGCTTCCGGGCGGCATTGCCCCCCGCCGGGTGA
- a CDS encoding thiamine pyrophosphate-binding protein, which yields MSNAPGTPGSSWQDELYALLRRHRVTQFAYVPDAGHRRLIDRSLADPEVRSVPLTTEEEGVAQMAGADLGGARGVLLMQSSGVGNCVNMLSLMRGGRFPLLTLVSMRGEFGEGNPWQFPMGQAVRPVLEAMGVIVLRVERADEVVPTVEAAATMAFQGGQSVAVLLTQKLLGAKAF from the coding sequence ATGAGCAATGCACCCGGCACGCCCGGTTCGAGCTGGCAGGACGAGCTCTACGCCCTGCTGCGCCGGCATCGCGTGACGCAGTTCGCCTATGTGCCCGACGCCGGGCACCGCCGCCTGATCGATCGTTCGCTGGCCGACCCGGAGGTCCGGTCCGTGCCGCTGACCACCGAGGAGGAGGGCGTGGCGCAGATGGCGGGCGCCGATCTTGGCGGCGCGCGCGGCGTGCTGCTGATGCAGAGCAGCGGCGTCGGCAACTGCGTCAACATGCTGTCGCTGATGCGCGGCGGCCGCTTCCCGCTGCTGACGCTGGTCAGCATGCGCGGGGAGTTCGGCGAGGGCAATCCCTGGCAGTTCCCGATGGGCCAGGCCGTCCGGCCGGTGCTGGAGGCGATGGGCGTCATCGTCCTGCGCGTCGAGCGGGCGGACGAGGTGGTGCCGACCGTCGAGGCCGCGGCCACCATGGCGTTCCAGGGCGGGCAGTCGGTGGCGGTCCTGCTGACGCAGAAGCTGCTCGGTGCCAAGGCATTCTAG
- a CDS encoding NAD-dependent succinate-semialdehyde dehydrogenase encodes MQRYPELRMLIGGDWRTGDVGQPVMNPADESVLATVPRARAKDLSDALSAAEQGFRTWRATAPARRAEIILKAAALMRERVEAIAIGMTLEQGKPIAQSRLEVLRACEIIEWDANEGRRLYGRVIPAEPGMTHMVLRQPIGVVAAFSPWNFPVSSPARKVGGALSAGCSIILKASEETPAGAVMLAQAFTDAGLPPGVLNLVFGVPSEISDYLIPQPSVRLVTFTGSVAVGKRLAELAGRHMKPVIMELGGHAPVIVCADADPAAAAAASIVGKTRNAGQVCVSPTRFFVHDQIHDRFAQAFGQAAAAIRVGDGMDPATQMGPLANERRLAAMEHLVADAVSRGARVLSGGSRIGNRGYYFPPTVLADVPDDAIAMQQEPFGPLALVARVGSLDEAIGRANSLPFGLAAYAFTRSAETAAILADRVECGNLSINHFVASVAETPFGGVKDSGYGREGGTEGLACYTVAKNVSHKTA; translated from the coding sequence ATGCAGCGTTATCCGGAACTGCGGATGCTGATCGGTGGCGACTGGCGAACCGGCGATGTGGGCCAGCCCGTGATGAATCCGGCAGATGAAAGCGTGCTGGCCACGGTGCCGCGCGCCCGCGCCAAGGACCTGTCGGATGCGTTGTCGGCGGCCGAACAGGGCTTTCGGACTTGGCGGGCCACCGCCCCGGCGCGCCGTGCCGAGATCATCCTGAAGGCCGCCGCCCTGATGCGCGAGCGGGTCGAGGCCATCGCCATCGGGATGACGCTGGAGCAGGGCAAGCCGATCGCCCAGTCGCGGCTGGAGGTGCTGCGCGCCTGCGAGATCATCGAATGGGACGCCAACGAGGGGCGCCGGCTCTATGGCCGGGTGATCCCGGCCGAACCCGGCATGACGCACATGGTGCTGCGCCAGCCGATCGGCGTGGTGGCGGCCTTTTCGCCCTGGAACTTCCCGGTCAGTTCGCCGGCGCGCAAGGTGGGCGGGGCCCTGTCGGCCGGCTGCTCGATTATCCTCAAGGCCTCGGAGGAAACGCCGGCGGGTGCCGTCATGCTGGCCCAGGCCTTCACCGATGCCGGCCTGCCGCCGGGCGTCCTCAACCTCGTGTTCGGCGTGCCGTCGGAGATCTCGGACTACCTGATCCCGCAGCCGTCCGTCCGGCTGGTCACGTTCACCGGGTCGGTTGCCGTCGGCAAGCGCCTGGCCGAGCTGGCGGGCCGGCACATGAAGCCGGTCATCATGGAACTGGGCGGCCATGCCCCGGTCATCGTCTGCGCCGATGCCGACCCGGCCGCAGCGGCCGCGGCCTCGATCGTCGGCAAGACGCGCAACGCCGGCCAGGTCTGCGTCTCGCCCACGCGCTTCTTCGTGCATGACCAGATCCACGACCGCTTCGCCCAGGCCTTCGGCCAGGCCGCGGCTGCCATCCGGGTGGGCGACGGCATGGACCCGGCGACGCAGATGGGGCCGCTCGCCAACGAGCGCCGGCTGGCGGCGATGGAGCATCTCGTGGCCGACGCCGTGTCGCGCGGGGCCCGCGTCCTCTCCGGCGGCAGCCGGATCGGCAACCGCGGCTACTATTTTCCGCCGACCGTGCTGGCCGACGTCCCGGACGACGCGATCGCCATGCAGCAGGAGCCGTTCGGCCCGCTGGCGCTCGTCGCCCGCGTCGGCAGCCTGGACGAGGCGATCGGCCGGGCCAACAGCCTGCCGTTCGGCCTGGCAGCCTATGCCTTCACGCGCTCGGCGGAGACGGCCGCGATCCTGGCGGACCGGGTCGAATGCGGCAACCTGTCGATCAACCACTTCGTGGCATCCGTGGCCGAGACGCCGTTCGGCGGGGTCAAGGACAGCGGCTATGGCCGAGAGGGCGGGACCGAGGGGCTGGCCTGCTATACCGTCGCCAAGAACGTGTCGCACAAGACGGCATAG
- a CDS encoding NHLP leader peptide family RiPP precursor, producing the protein MARARGGPPPARVGRSALRCALRNAFDDLSALCIERILNAARSVRKGHAMTMDSAARQREMERITAKAWLDDTFKAKLLTDANMALAEEGIEVPAGITIKVVENTPSTLHFVLPTKPHDGELSEEELADATAGGYCGVTMG; encoded by the coding sequence TTGGCGCGCGCAAGGGGCGGTCCCCCTCCGGCGCGCGTTGGGCGTTCAGCGCTCCGCTGTGCGCTGCGGAATGCCTTTGACGATCTCAGTGCCCTATGCATAGAACGCATCCTCAATGCGGCGAGATCAGTCCGGAAAGGACATGCAATGACGATGGATTCGGCGGCTCGGCAGCGGGAGATGGAGCGGATAACCGCCAAGGCTTGGCTTGACGATACCTTCAAGGCGAAGCTCCTGACGGACGCGAACATGGCGCTTGCCGAGGAGGGCATCGAAGTCCCCGCCGGGATCACGATCAAGGTCGTCGAGAATACGCCGTCGACTCTGCACTTCGTACTTCCGACGAAGCCGCATGACGGCGAGCTTTCGGAGGAAGAGCTGGCTGATGCCACCGCTGGCGGCTATTGCGGCGTCACCATGGGCTGA
- a CDS encoding TOMM precursor leader peptide-binding protein gives MRHKPAQIGFAPGIAAHVLSTTEVLLLTEGDPTVLHGAAYVQVAPLLDGTRTEDEVVAALAGIVEGRIAHYALGRLQALGHVVAVPDPAQAVPMPLILAEGVGTETVATFAAQLRALLADWPPAPAGTAPLTILLLDDYLRPSLAGRAAAAADAGMAFLPLAPAGRIAWLGPYVGPDAPADVPLLVARIRLNRAHAAGLADAGRFPLQPGGRRGVPPSLLVTVAASVAAQCAAGRVPESVAGALTRFDGLTGAASRHPLPPPRVPVRTTFPEVILRSTPKRFFSDGGHRVCPPDETLPSLMRHVDPILGIVPSVFQLEADEGVEEGAYVFGSPFRLAPSRDAPPHLGRQALGASGKGQGRTQSLVSCLAEAVERYSIMQADGLPARRASVDELGKAAVPPQAIHLFSDAQIARGTPTDSEPPHLGRVPGRVAADAPIHWIDAWSLTHARVRPVPLALCVHGYRPPSAGADSALRAHSTGCAAGNTIEEAVLQGFLEVAERDAIALWWYNRCPRPGVDLASFRNPFFDASIARFDARAMDLAVIDITTDLGIPAMVATVNDRRTGGHIRLGIGCHLEPQIAVSRAICELHQMMPYFQAVSRLAGYSVLKRWMAEATRASEPHLVPLDGPRIASADLVDQSRGDILDEVELCVAKAAALDLETLVLDMTRPDIGFPVARVIVPGLRNLTPGFAPGRLYDVPVRLGWLERPRREEEMNPIPFFI, from the coding sequence ATGCGCCACAAGCCCGCCCAGATCGGCTTCGCGCCCGGTATCGCTGCCCATGTCCTCTCCACAACGGAGGTTCTCCTTCTGACCGAGGGCGATCCGACCGTCCTGCATGGGGCAGCCTACGTGCAGGTCGCCCCGCTTCTTGACGGCACGCGGACCGAGGATGAGGTGGTTGCGGCGCTCGCCGGGATCGTGGAAGGCAGGATCGCCCACTACGCGCTCGGGCGGCTGCAGGCGCTGGGCCACGTGGTGGCGGTGCCCGATCCCGCTCAGGCCGTGCCGATGCCCCTGATCCTCGCAGAGGGGGTCGGGACGGAGACCGTCGCCACCTTCGCCGCCCAGCTCCGGGCGCTTCTGGCCGATTGGCCGCCGGCCCCGGCGGGAACGGCGCCGCTGACGATCCTCCTCCTCGATGACTATCTGCGGCCGAGCCTTGCAGGGCGGGCGGCGGCGGCGGCGGACGCGGGGATGGCGTTCCTGCCGCTCGCGCCTGCCGGTCGCATCGCCTGGCTTGGCCCCTATGTCGGCCCGGACGCGCCAGCCGACGTCCCCCTTCTCGTTGCGCGGATTCGCCTCAACCGCGCCCATGCGGCGGGCCTCGCCGATGCCGGGCGGTTCCCGCTCCAGCCGGGTGGGCGGCGTGGCGTCCCGCCCAGTCTTCTCGTGACCGTGGCGGCGTCGGTGGCGGCGCAGTGCGCCGCGGGCCGGGTGCCCGAAAGCGTCGCCGGCGCGTTGACGCGGTTCGACGGATTGACGGGGGCTGCCAGCCGTCACCCTCTGCCGCCGCCGCGCGTGCCCGTGCGCACCACCTTCCCCGAAGTCATCCTGCGTTCGACGCCCAAGCGCTTCTTCTCCGACGGGGGCCACCGGGTGTGCCCGCCGGACGAGACGCTTCCGTCGTTGATGCGCCACGTCGACCCCATCCTCGGGATCGTCCCCAGCGTCTTCCAACTCGAAGCGGACGAGGGCGTCGAGGAAGGCGCTTACGTGTTCGGATCGCCATTTCGGCTGGCACCGTCGCGCGACGCACCGCCGCATCTTGGCCGTCAGGCGCTTGGCGCCAGCGGCAAGGGTCAGGGGCGTACGCAGTCCCTCGTGAGCTGCCTCGCCGAAGCGGTCGAACGCTACAGCATCATGCAGGCAGACGGACTGCCGGCCCGCCGGGCCAGCGTTGACGAGCTGGGCAAAGCGGCGGTTCCGCCCCAGGCCATCCACCTGTTCAGCGACGCGCAGATCGCGCGCGGCACCCCGACGGACAGCGAGCCGCCGCATTTAGGCCGCGTCCCCGGACGTGTCGCCGCCGACGCGCCGATCCACTGGATCGATGCCTGGTCGCTCACCCACGCCCGCGTCCGCCCCGTCCCCCTCGCCCTTTGCGTCCATGGCTACCGGCCGCCGTCGGCCGGGGCGGACAGCGCGCTTCGCGCCCACTCCACCGGCTGCGCCGCGGGGAACACGATCGAGGAGGCGGTGCTCCAGGGCTTTCTCGAGGTCGCCGAGCGCGATGCGATCGCCCTGTGGTGGTACAATCGCTGCCCGCGGCCCGGGGTGGACCTCGCGAGCTTCCGCAACCCCTTCTTCGATGCGAGCATCGCCCGCTTCGACGCCCGCGCCATGGACCTCGCGGTGATCGACATTACCACCGACCTCGGCATTCCCGCGATGGTCGCCACCGTCAACGACCGGCGGACGGGCGGGCATATCCGCCTCGGGATCGGCTGCCATCTCGAGCCGCAGATCGCCGTCTCGCGCGCGATCTGCGAACTCCACCAGATGATGCCGTACTTCCAGGCGGTTTCGCGCCTCGCCGGCTACTCGGTCCTGAAGCGCTGGATGGCGGAGGCGACGCGCGCGAGCGAACCCCACCTCGTGCCTCTCGATGGACCGCGCATTGCCAGCGCCGACCTCGTGGACCAGTCGCGCGGTGACATCCTCGATGAGGTGGAACTGTGCGTTGCGAAGGCGGCCGCCCTCGACCTCGAAACGCTGGTGCTCGACATGACGCGGCCCGACATCGGCTTTCCCGTGGCACGGGTCATCGTACCCGGCCTTCGCAACCTCACGCCCGGGTTCGCCCCGGGGCGCCTCTACGACGTGCCCGTGCGCCTCGGCTGGCTCGAACGGCCGCGGCGGGAGGAAGAGATGAACCCCATCCCATTCTTCATCTGA
- a CDS encoding HlyD family efflux transporter periplasmic adaptor subunit, whose protein sequence is MAIQFRKEAMEALLRPESLDEAIEVTPPAVWATLAAAALVVAAALVWAFAGTVTTRLPGEGVVAWSDGRQSFAVAPAAGVVVAVTAAKGEAVAAGTIIARLAVAALSRRVLEAEARLAALEAAPASAGGDVASARGDLAAARIGLQEASTVRAPFAGNLAAMLVPVGGIVSAGAPVARLDERGGELLVRATLADPRAQVVAPGMDVRVSMAGLPEREAAAIRGTVRAVRRAGAGETGVSIVVALVRDAAGAPVWTTTPARPAPLAAGDAVTVAITVEEVRPIDLLVPSSRNR, encoded by the coding sequence ATGGCGATCCAGTTTCGCAAAGAGGCCATGGAAGCGCTCCTGCGGCCGGAGTCGCTCGACGAAGCCATCGAGGTGACGCCGCCGGCCGTCTGGGCGACGCTCGCCGCCGCGGCGCTGGTGGTGGCGGCCGCGCTGGTCTGGGCCTTTGCCGGCACGGTGACGACGCGCCTTCCGGGCGAGGGCGTGGTCGCATGGTCCGACGGGCGACAGAGCTTCGCCGTGGCGCCGGCCGCTGGGGTGGTCGTCGCGGTGACCGCGGCTAAGGGAGAGGCCGTGGCGGCGGGGACCATCATCGCGCGGCTGGCCGTGGCCGCCCTCTCGCGGCGGGTGCTGGAGGCCGAGGCGCGGCTCGCGGCGCTCGAGGCTGCACCGGCGTCCGCGGGGGGCGACGTCGCAAGCGCGCGCGGCGATCTCGCCGCCGCCCGCATTGGTCTCCAGGAGGCGAGTACCGTGCGCGCGCCCTTCGCCGGCAACCTCGCCGCCATGCTGGTGCCGGTCGGCGGCATCGTGTCGGCCGGCGCACCGGTGGCGCGTCTCGATGAGCGCGGGGGCGAGCTTCTCGTCCGGGCAACGCTGGCCGATCCGCGCGCCCAGGTCGTCGCGCCTGGCATGGACGTGCGCGTCTCCATGGCGGGACTGCCGGAGCGGGAGGCGGCGGCCATTCGCGGAACGGTGCGCGCCGTGCGCCGCGCCGGGGCCGGGGAAACGGGTGTATCCATCGTGGTTGCGCTCGTCCGTGACGCTGCCGGCGCCCCCGTCTGGACGACGACGCCCGCCCGTCCGGCGCCGCTCGCGGCCGGCGACGCGGTCACGGTCGCCATCACCGTCGAGGAAGTCCGGCCCATCGACCTCCTCGTCCCCTCCAGCCGGAACCGCTGA
- a CDS encoding NHLP family bacteriocin export ABC transporter peptidase/permease/ATPase subunit: MEAVECGAASLAIILGHHGKWVPLEELRVACGVSRDGANAQMLLRTARTYGMDAKAFRYGMENLSKQAMPVIVFWNFNHYVVVEGIEERRVFINDPATGPRVVGRDEFERSYTGVALQLTPGERFTRSGRPPSLWGAVWGRLRGERATLAAFALASILLAVPAVVTAALARIVIEAVVAGRQGDWAAALVAVFLMTLLLQVALTLALEAILRRLEAKLAVTGASRLLWHLVRLPFTFFTQRMPGDLVSRLRSNDTIAALVGRELGATAAGLTGAVVFVAVMAAISPLAALATAVLSTASVVVTLFAQRHIRNASLRLEMDEAKVFVDTVVNIHGIETIKAAGIRQGAFHRWAGHHATTVNEEQRIGRHNALLGALPPLTSALMVTAVLALAAFQAIQGALGPGDLVAVLTLLVFVRAPVQRLAAFLAEMEAARSALTRIDDVLAYAPDPVFTLPPPPVTAITGRARLSGRIELRGVTFGYNPNRPPLVEGLDLVVAPGQRIALVGGTGSGKSTVARLVAGLYRPWSGTILFDGIPMDEIPLWLRRQSIGWVDQEVALFTATVLENLTLWDATVPEEVVTRAARDAAIHSTIAARPGGYGLRVQEGGTNFSGGEAQRLQIARAFALDPSILVLDEATSALDPLAELEIDANLRRRGCTAIIVAHRLSTIRDCDEIIVMDGGKPVERGTHESLYAAGGRYRDLIQA, translated from the coding sequence ATGGAGGCGGTGGAGTGTGGTGCAGCCTCCCTCGCCATCATCCTCGGGCATCATGGCAAGTGGGTGCCGCTCGAGGAGCTCAGGGTCGCGTGCGGCGTGAGCCGCGACGGGGCAAATGCGCAGATGCTCCTCAGGACCGCCCGCACCTACGGGATGGATGCCAAGGCGTTCCGCTACGGGATGGAGAACCTGTCGAAGCAGGCGATGCCCGTCATCGTCTTCTGGAACTTCAACCACTACGTCGTCGTCGAAGGCATCGAAGAACGCCGGGTCTTCATCAACGATCCCGCGACCGGTCCGCGCGTCGTCGGGCGGGATGAGTTCGAGCGCAGCTATACCGGCGTGGCGCTCCAACTGACGCCGGGCGAGCGGTTCACGCGGTCGGGGCGTCCGCCCAGCCTCTGGGGCGCCGTCTGGGGCCGGCTTCGCGGCGAGCGGGCGACGCTGGCCGCCTTCGCGCTCGCCAGCATCCTGCTCGCCGTCCCTGCGGTCGTCACGGCGGCGCTCGCCCGCATCGTCATCGAGGCGGTCGTCGCCGGCCGACAGGGCGATTGGGCGGCTGCCCTCGTCGCTGTCTTCCTCATGACGCTTCTCCTGCAGGTGGCGCTGACGCTTGCGCTCGAGGCGATCCTGCGGCGGCTCGAGGCGAAGCTCGCCGTCACCGGCGCTTCGCGTCTTCTCTGGCACCTGGTAAGGCTGCCTTTCACCTTCTTCACCCAACGGATGCCGGGCGACCTCGTCAGCCGCCTGCGCTCCAACGATACCATCGCCGCCTTGGTGGGTCGCGAGCTTGGGGCGACGGCGGCGGGGCTGACAGGCGCGGTCGTGTTCGTCGCGGTGATGGCGGCGATCTCGCCGCTGGCCGCGCTTGCGACCGCGGTCCTGTCCACCGCCTCGGTCGTCGTCACGCTATTCGCCCAGCGGCATATCCGGAACGCCAGCCTCCGGCTCGAGATGGACGAGGCGAAGGTGTTCGTGGACACCGTCGTCAACATCCACGGGATCGAGACGATCAAGGCGGCGGGGATCAGGCAGGGGGCGTTCCACCGCTGGGCCGGCCACCACGCGACAACCGTCAACGAGGAACAGCGCATCGGTCGGCACAATGCCCTCCTGGGCGCCCTCCCGCCGCTCACGTCGGCGTTGATGGTGACGGCGGTGCTGGCACTCGCCGCCTTCCAGGCCATCCAGGGCGCCCTCGGCCCAGGGGACCTCGTGGCGGTTCTCACGCTCCTCGTCTTCGTGCGGGCGCCGGTGCAGCGCCTCGCCGCCTTCCTGGCCGAAATGGAGGCGGCGCGCAGCGCCCTGACGCGGATCGACGATGTCCTGGCCTATGCGCCCGACCCCGTCTTCACGCTGCCCCCGCCGCCGGTGACGGCGATAACCGGCCGGGCGCGACTATCCGGGCGGATCGAGCTCAGAGGCGTGACGTTCGGCTACAATCCCAACAGGCCTCCCCTCGTCGAGGGCCTCGACCTGGTGGTCGCCCCTGGCCAGCGGATCGCCCTGGTAGGCGGCACGGGGAGCGGGAAGTCGACCGTGGCGCGGCTCGTCGCTGGCCTCTATCGCCCGTGGAGCGGGACGATCCTGTTCGACGGCATCCCGATGGACGAGATCCCGCTCTGGCTGCGCCGCCAGTCCATCGGCTGGGTGGACCAGGAAGTCGCCCTCTTCACGGCTACCGTGTTGGAGAACCTGACCCTGTGGGATGCGACGGTGCCGGAGGAGGTGGTCACGCGGGCCGCCCGCGACGCGGCCATCCACTCCACCATCGCGGCCCGCCCCGGCGGCTACGGCCTCCGCGTGCAGGAGGGCGGGACCAATTTTTCCGGCGGGGAGGCGCAGCGGCTTCAGATCGCGCGCGCCTTCGCGCTCGACCCCTCCATCCTCGTCCTCGACGAAGCGACGAGCGCGCTCGACCCGCTGGCCGAGCTGGAAATCGACGCCAATCTCAGGCGGCGCGGCTGCACGGCCATCATCGTCGCCCACCGTCTGTCGACGATCCGCGACTGCGACGAAATCATCGTCATGGACGGCGGCAAGCCGGTCGAGCGGGGAACGCACGAGAGCCTCTACGCAGCCGGCGGGCGCTACCGCGACCTCATCCAGGCCTGA